A genomic region of Arachis stenosperma cultivar V10309 chromosome 9, arast.V10309.gnm1.PFL2, whole genome shotgun sequence contains the following coding sequences:
- the LOC130949664 gene encoding uncharacterized protein LOC130949664: MSEEVINSTTVTNFIDDKDGFDKFVQECFDMVDENGDDMLSLEEVRGGFRKLLPFGSESQPMKPMDEGMLKLIFERFDQDKNGKLDITEFKSLMTEIMNAVARGIDGFPIIVNLEKDSMLMNAIQHELVTQSSSK, encoded by the coding sequence ATGAGCGAAGAGGTTATTAACAGCACCACCGTAACGAATTTCATTGACGACAAAGATGGCTTTGACAAATTTGTCCAGGAATGTTTCGACATGGTGGACGAAAATGGGGACGACATGCTTTCCCTTGAGGAAGTACGTGGTGGATTCCGAAAGCTTTTGCCATTCGGTTCGGAGTCACAACCAATGAAGCCAATGGATGAGGGCATGTTGAAGTTAATATTCGAGAGGTTCGACCAGGATAAAAACGGAAAACTCGATATAACGGAGTTTAAGTCATTGATGACGGAGATCATGAACGCCGTAGCCCGTGGGATTGATGGATTTccaatcattgtcaatcttgaGAAAGATAGCATGCTGATGAACGCAATTCAACATGAATTGGTCACACAATCATCATCTAAGTAA